Genomic segment of Leptolyngbyaceae cyanobacterium:
CATTTCTATTTTGAACAAAAAGATTAATAAATCAGCTAACCAAGGTTTAAGCGTAATTTGAAAGGAAATTTTCTGGCTCAAGTAAGCACAGGCTTCTTCTACCGCTTGATTAACCGTCATTGCTGGATTTGCCAACACAAAATGACGAGTTTGTTGCTCTTGGGGAGGATGCTCGACTAGGTATTTTACTACTCTGGCAATATCTTGGGCGTGAATAAAGTGAAAACTCCCATCTGCCTTAAAAAAGCGAATCAACTTAATCCATTTAGTTACCCCAGGTAAGCCAGATGAGAGATGAGAATAAGGATGTTTATCATCTCCTCCAACTACTAAAGTAGGATAAAGAATCGTCATTCGTTTATATATTGGCAAACGGGATACTTGCCTTAAAAAATCTGACTTAGACCGAATGTATTCTGTACCCAGTTCGGTTGCTTCTTTGAGAATTTGATTGTGGCGATCTAAAACGCTGGCAGTTGAAAAATAAATGATGTGTTCGCAAACTTTCGGGTCGAGCAGATTAAGTAATTGGAGGTTTTTGTAGATATTAATATCCAACACTTGCTGCTGAAGACCACCCCAAGCTGTAGCTGCCATGATGACGTAATTTACTGTTTTTAACAGCTTGCTATAGCGGAAAATATTACGCACGTCACCTTTAATGACATTAATACCGGGACGGGCATTGCAGTCAAATCGCAGTTTCGCCGGGTCTCTCACTAACAAGAATAGTTCGTGGTCTGTTTCCTGAATGAGAGTTTCTACTAGGTAATGACCGACGCAGCCACTCGCACCAGTGATAAAAATGCGCTTGCGACTATTTGAGATGGCAATTTCCGGGATCACCGGGGAAGGCTCTGAGGTAACGGCAGCGTCTGCGGCGGAAATTGTCGGGGCAACAGGGGAAGGGATAGGTTCCGAGGTGACGGATGAATCCGGTTCTGGTGGAGAAATTGACTCTGCATTCTCCTGGGCTGATGGGCTGCTGACTTCTTCTACGACCAAAACAGGAGAAGGAGATTCATCTTCCTTCTCTTGGATTGGTAATATTTCAGGTTCATCCATCACCAAGGGGGGAGCAGATGGGGAGCTTTCTAATATGGCTGAGTCGTTAGATGTGTCTGCATTCACGCTTTGAGAAGTAGATTGCAAGTTCTCGGAGGCTAACAAAGTGACTATTTCCTCCTCCACTGAGCGTAGAGAAGGTAATTCTGTAGTTGCCTGCGTTTGTGCGCTATTAGCCGCTTCCAGAGAAAGTGCTGGAGAAGTGAATTCTAGATTCTCCTCGGTCTCTGGACTCTTAATGGTTTCCAGAGAAAGCGGTGGAGAAGCAGATTCTAGGTTCTCCTCGGTTTCTGAACTCTTAAGCGTTTCCAGAGACGATTGTGAAGAAGCGGATTCTAGATTCTCCTCGGTTTCTGGATTCTTAAGGGCTTCCAGAGACGATTGTGGAGAAGCAGATTCTAGATTCTCCTCGGTTTCTGGGCTGTTTGGCTCTTCTGCCAGGGAATCTCCTATCACCTTTTACCTCTCACCTTACGATCGTTTTACTTCCCCTATTTTTATCAGAGGTTCAGGCGTGAACGGTTAGCAATTTATCAGCTTGTTTAGCTGTTTCAAAGAAGAAAGCGACATTTTCTTCTGGAGTACTCGGTAGAACGCCGTGACCCAAATTTAAGATGTGACCGCTTTTGCCAGCTTTGCGAATGGTTTCCAGAACGCGGGCACGGATGAAATCGTGGGAACCGAATAAAGCACAAGGGTCGATGTTTCCTTGCACTCCCATATTTCCGCCTAGTCGCTGTCTGGCTTCGGCCATGTCTACCGTCCAGTCTACACTAACAAAATCAACGCCTGATTTTGCCATTCTTTCTAATATTCCGGCACTGCCATTGATGTACAGGATTAAAGGCGTATCTGGATGGGTGGCTTTTACTTGTTCTACGACTCGCCGTTGATAAGGCATGGCGAAAACTTCGTAGTCTTGGGGACTGAGTTGACCTGCCCAAGAATCGAACATTTGGACGATTTGGGCACCGCTGTCAATTTGGTAGCGGACGTAAATCGCGATCGCATCTGCCAGTTTTGTCAAGAATTGATGCAGCATGGCCGGTTCTGTAAAAGCCATGCTCTTAATGATGGTGTAATCCTTGGAAGACTTACCTTCGATGGCATAAGCTGCCAGCGTCCAAGGCGCACCGACGAATCCCAGTACTGCGGCTTTATTGCCTACTTCCCGCCGCAATTCTCCCAATATTTCTCGAATGAACGGCAAAGCTGCTTCTGGCTCTAAAGGGCGCAGTTGGTCGATTTGAGCTTGAGAGCGGATCGGGGGCTCGATGACTGGCCCTCTGCTTTCGATGATGTCAAAGGGAATGCCAATACCTGGGAGTGGTGTCAAGATATCGGAAAACAAAATTACCCCATCCGGTTCAAAAGCTCGGAATGGTTGCAGGGAAATTTCGATCGCTAAATCTGTTTTTTCCGAGCGATCGCGAAAAGATGGATATTTATCCCGTAAATCCCGATAAGCCTTCATGTAGCGACCAGCTTGCCGCATCATCCACACGGGTGGACGTTCTAGCACTTCACCACGCGCTGCCCGCAATAAATAAGGAATCTGGGTTGACCCAGCCATGAAACTTCTACCCCAATCAGTTTTTTAAGTGCATTTGTTAGCTTACCATTCTAGGATGACCTTTCCTCAAAGAATTCTTCTATCTTGAAATCCCAAATCTCAAATCGAATTGCTGCTGATTGTCGGATGAGTAATCAACCTTTGAACGCAGTGGTTCCGATCAGAACAATATTGGCAACCAAAAATGAAAGCACGAACACTATCATACCGATCCGATCGAAACGCCTAAGGGTTTTCTCTCGACCTGTTTTGTGCAGTATTTGGGAATATACTGCATACGAGGCCGCCACAAAAATGTAAATCATCGTAGTGATATGAACCAGATCGATCGAACTCAGTCCTTCCGTACTACCTAAAATCCCATCTACTGAGATTAAACTTAGAAGCACGGCCAACAACGAACCGATTAGTAAGATCGTCCGCTGGTTAGGATCGAAAAGAAATGTTAAGGCTGAAATAGCAAAAGCAATGTACGCTCCTATAGTCATTTTCCAGAAACCGCTTCGATCGGTTCGAGCAATTTCAATTGATACGATCAGACGGGAATAGTTGCTGCCAACATCGCCTGCTACTTGCGGGTTGCCCAAAGTGGAATCGTATCTTACCTCTCTAGCTTCAACGTTTAAACCGATGATTTGCCAGCCATCAATTTTAATATTTTTGTTATAGCCGGAATTAATTTTATCCGGTATATAAACGAAACTGTTCGTATCTTGTTCGGTCTCGTCCAACCAAATCTCTAAAATCTGGCGATCGAAGGGGTAATTTCTGAGATTCCATTCATGACGAAACACCCCATTTATCTTGCGATATTCCCATAAAATATTGCCTTTCTTATCTTTCCCTTCTTGGCTATAACTAGACGAATTTGCATTTACTAATTCTGCGGTTTGCAGGGGTTGCAGATTTTCGGAATCGCAGTTACTCCACAGCCAAAAACTTGCACCGAAATTGTTTTGGTTCAAGTCCAAATTGTACAAAGAATTCAGATATGCTCCTAACAAGCAGCTTTTCGGTGCGGCAGCGATCTCCTGTGCGTAAACTGGTGGTGTAGGACTGATTATTAATAAATTTGCCACCAGGATAAATATGGTAGCAAGTTTACCAATTAGCGCTCTTAAACACATAAATTCAACCATTTTATAGAGATTTTTTATGCAAAATTTTTAAATGGTTTTCCTGTAAATTATTCTGATAATGTTAACCCAAACCCATTCCCATTGCGCTCTGGGAACGGGCTGGAACCTATTTAGATTTAGCTACCACAAATACAACTGAGTTTCGCCCGTCGAAAGGAATATTTATTCGTGTTTGCCAAAGTTATCCATTTAACTCGAACGAATAGCTAGATCACCTGACTACGCAAACACCCCCAACCGATAGAGAGCATCGTTCGGTTTGCCTAGCAGGAGTTGCCGCCTCTAAATCGCGAGTACTGGCATTATAACTATATTCTCCTGCCGGGAAAAAGCGGTTGGGATTGGCGCAGTAAATATAGGTTTGATTGCCTTCCGGAAATGAGATTACCGCATAAGAACTCCGCGCTGCCGGACAACTTTCTAAAACACTTAATCCAAACTCATTTTGTAATAATTGTCGTCGAGGATCGTTGCTAGCAGAAGATGAACCTAGCGCCGAATTTCTGCCTCGTTGTAAATCTCCAGTAGCAGAGTCGTAGGTGTACTCGCCGGCAGCATAAACTCGGTTGGCATTGGCACAATATCTGTAAGTTTGAGTTGATTCGGGAAAGTTAACAACTACTAATGAACCGGTGGCAGGAGGACAACTATCGAGAACGCGCAATCCAAATTCATCTTGAAGGATTTGTCGCCTGGGATCGTTGATGGTAGAAGATGGATTTTGAGCAACGGTTCCTCCTCGTTTTAAATCGCCGCTAATTGCATCGTAGCTATACTCGCCAGCCGGATAAACCCGATTGGGATTAGCACAATATCTATAAGTTTGATTTGATTCGGTAAAGGTAACTACAACCAGTGAACCTGTGGCGGGAGGACAGTTATTTAGTACTCGCAATCCAAAATCATTTTGCAATAATTCCCGCCTGGTATCGCTAGTAGAAGTTGAAGAACCTTGTGCAACTGAACTATCGTTAATTCCGGAAACCGAAAGGGTGTATCTTCCGCGCGTGTTATTTTGACCGAGTACTAAAAGTCTGTATTGTCCGGTAGTTGGTACGCGATACCGTAAAGAATTTTGCGTATCGTCATAGGCAACTTGTCTTTGGTTTTGGGATGAAATAAGAACTAGCACTGGTGCGAGATTGCCTTCTTGAATATCGACGGCAACGTTTATAATGTCGCCTTGTTGAGCGTTAAAGATGTATTCTTGACCAGTGGCAGTTTGAACGGGAGAATTTGTTCTTGATTGATTTCTAAAGTTGAAAGTTTCGGAGTTAGCACTGATGGCTCCATCAACGGTGTCGCCATTGTTCAATCTTTCTGCTGCTATATTTAGATCGGCGATCGCAGTTAGCAACATTCCAGCGATCGCAAAAGTCGCAGCGATTTTCCCTAAAAACTTGCGGCTGCTCATCTTATGCCCCCTATTCTGCCAAAAAAGTTGCTTGCTGTTTGACAGATTATATATAGTTACGGTTCCCTACGACACCAAGAAATCACCCAAAGCTTAAAATGCCTCCATCACTATCGAGGTGAGCTTCAATACCTACTGGTAAGGCTGCATTTGGCCCATCGTGACCGAAAGGTAACTCTGAAATGATGGGAATGCCAAGGTCGCGCAAGCGATCGCGCAAAACTTCCTCTACAGTAAAACTAGGTGCTGGTGCATCGCAGCGGCTAAAACGTCCCAAGGCAATTCCTTTGATTTTCTCAAAAGCACCACACATTCGCCATTGAGTTAATACTCTGTCAATGCGATAAGGATATTCCGTCACATCCTCGAAAGCCAGAATTACTCCTTCTAATTCCGGTAAAAGAGGCGTTCCCAACAGATGAGTCGCTACTGTGAGGTTAGCGGGAAGTAAAATTCCGGTTGCTTTACCACCACACCATCCTATCCCCGGTAATGGTTGTAGGGGTTTTCCTTCTACCCAATCAAATAATCTTTGAATCGACCAATCCGGTTCGGATGCTAAAGTGGTCAACAAAGGGCCGTGAACGCCAGAAATCTGATGATTAAATAAACTCCACAACAGTGCTGTCACGTCGGAGAAGCCAATTAGCCATTTGTTCGTAGTGAGGACTTTAGTCCTCTGAGTAAAAGGACTAAAGTCCTTACTACCAACGTTTGTCGTGAGGACTTCAGTCCTCGTTCCCCTTCCCGTAATTTCAGAATCCTCAAACGGCCATATCCAATTTTCCAATATCCGAGTACTTCCAAAACCACCTCTAGCACAAAGAATTCCCTTGACTTCGGGATCTAGCCATGCTTCTTTCAACTGGTGGCGGCGATTTTCATCGATTCCCGCCAAATAACCCCAACGGTCTTCTACGCCAGGATCGATTTCTACACGATAACCGCGATCGCGCCAGATTTGCACCCCTTTTTCAAATGCCTCAAATTCTTTTAATGCACCGCTGGGTGCAATTACTCGCAGCAAATCACCCGGTTTTAAAGCTGGTGGAATTTGACAGATATCAATTTTTTGTACTTTTGCAGTATGTTCGATCACAAAGGTTGACTAATTTTTTGATTTTCAGTTAGCTGTTCGGTTGGCTGATTCAATTTACTATTTTTCCTACCATAGGTGAAGTAGATCAGCAAACCAATTGCCAGCCAAGCTATCAATCGCAACCAAGTACCGAAGGAAAGAGAAAACATTTGCACTGCCGATATTAATGCACCTAAAATTGGTACGAAAGGAACCAAAGGCGTTTGGAAAGGTCTTGGCAAATCCGGTCGAGTGCGTCGCAAAATTAACACTGCGATCGAAACAATCACAAATGCTAATAAAGTTCCGATGGAAACTAATT
This window contains:
- the hemE gene encoding uroporphyrinogen decarboxylase codes for the protein MAGSTQIPYLLRAARGEVLERPPVWMMRQAGRYMKAYRDLRDKYPSFRDRSEKTDLAIEISLQPFRAFEPDGVILFSDILTPLPGIGIPFDIIESRGPVIEPPIRSQAQIDQLRPLEPEAALPFIREILGELRREVGNKAAVLGFVGAPWTLAAYAIEGKSSKDYTIIKSMAFTEPAMLHQFLTKLADAIAIYVRYQIDSGAQIVQMFDSWAGQLSPQDYEVFAMPYQRRVVEQVKATHPDTPLILYINGSAGILERMAKSGVDFVSVDWTVDMAEARQRLGGNMGVQGNIDPCALFGSHDFIRARVLETIRKAGKSGHILNLGHGVLPSTPEENVAFFFETAKQADKLLTVHA
- a CDS encoding NAD-dependent epimerase/dehydratase family protein — translated: MIGDSLAEEPNSPETEENLESASPQSSLEALKNPETEENLESASSQSSLETLKSSETEENLESASPPLSLETIKSPETEENLEFTSPALSLEAANSAQTQATTELPSLRSVEEEIVTLLASENLQSTSQSVNADTSNDSAILESSPSAPPLVMDEPEILPIQEKEDESPSPVLVVEEVSSPSAQENAESISPPEPDSSVTSEPIPSPVAPTISAADAAVTSEPSPVIPEIAISNSRKRIFITGASGCVGHYLVETLIQETDHELFLLVRDPAKLRFDCNARPGINVIKGDVRNIFRYSKLLKTVNYVIMAATAWGGLQQQVLDINIYKNLQLLNLLDPKVCEHIIYFSTASVLDRHNQILKEATELGTEYIRSKSDFLRQVSRLPIYKRMTILYPTLVVGGDDKHPYSHLSSGLPGVTKWIKLIRFFKADGSFHFIHAQDIARVVKYLVEHPPQEQQTRHFVLANPAMTVNQAVEEACAYLSQKISFQITLKPWLADLLIFLFKIEMSPWDRFCLNYRHFTYQNPVNPATFGLPVYCATLSDVMKMSGIPRGNEISSQSSQTNQYKLVLDDQPSESNQEN
- a CDS encoding LD-carboxypeptidase, with amino-acid sequence MIEHTAKVQKIDICQIPPALKPGDLLRVIAPSGALKEFEAFEKGVQIWRDRGYRVEIDPGVEDRWGYLAGIDENRRHQLKEAWLDPEVKGILCARGGFGSTRILENWIWPFEDSEITGRGTRTEVLTTNVGSKDFSPFTQRTKVLTTNKWLIGFSDVTALLWSLFNHQISGVHGPLLTTLASEPDWSIQRLFDWVEGKPLQPLPGIGWCGGKATGILLPANLTVATHLLGTPLLPELEGVILAFEDVTEYPYRIDRVLTQWRMCGAFEKIKGIALGRFSRCDAPAPSFTVEEVLRDRLRDLGIPIISELPFGHDGPNAALPVGIEAHLDSDGGILSFG